The following nucleotide sequence is from Psychroflexus torquis ATCC 700755.
CAAGAGAGTTTAGTATTACAATCGGAAGAAGAGCTGTCGGTAATTATCTCAACGCTTGGGGATTCACGCCTCAAAAGCCAAAAAAGAGAGCTTATGAACAATGTTCCAAAAAAGTTCAAAAATGGTTAGACGAAGAATATCCAGCAATAAAAGAGAAGGCAAAACAAGAGAAGGCAACTATTCATTGGGGGGATGAAACGGGTGTAAAAAACAATAATCATCATGGACGTTCCTATGCTCCAAAAGGAAAAACTCCTGTTAAAAAACATATGTCGAAGCGGTTTTCAATCAACATGATTTCTACAGTTACAAATCAGGGTTTAATTCAGTTTATGATATATAAAGAAAATATGAACTCAGATGTATTTATTCAATTTTTAGAACAGCTCATCAAATCGCAAGAAACCAAAGTATTCTTAATCCTTGATAATTTACGAGTCCATCATAGTAAAGTTGTAAAGAAATGGGCGGAAGAAAATGGCGAAACCATAGAACTATTTTACCTGCCATCATACTCACCTGAGCGAAACCCAGATGAATATCTGAATTGCGATTTAAAGTATGGACTCTCGGATAAACCGGCACCAAAAACACAAGAAAAAATGAAAGAAAATTTAGAGAATCATATGAAAATGCTTCAAAATGATAGCGAAAGGGTAGCAAAATATTTTAAACATGAGAGCATCAAATATGCTGCATAAAATTAAAGATCTTTAAGTGCGAGGTTAATAAGTCAGGTCCCTTGCTATACGTTGGTTATAATGTCTTCAGCAATATTTTTGACTTATATAACTCGGGGTTGCCAAGACAGCAAGCTGGCTCGTTCGCTTTTGGTACCCCTCCGCCATACAGTTAATCAGATATACTGGCCTACGAGGATAGCTAAGTAGGTTCTGCTTTTTTTACATAAAATAAATCACAGGTCATGGGTAACTAAA
It contains:
- a CDS encoding IS630 family transposase, with the protein product MEKIDLRSVSDQERGIIRRDAVKMIKRGDKKKDIALFYGVHVNTVRDWWKLYNKEGHKSLSYQKRGVKSEDRKLLNKDQEAAIQKMIIDVMPDQLKLDYALWTTRAVRDLIAREFSITIGRRAVGNYLNAWGFTPQKPKKRAYEQCSKKVQKWLDEEYPAIKEKAKQEKATIHWGDETGVKNNNHHGRSYAPKGKTPVKKHMSKRFSINMISTVTNQGLIQFMIYKENMNSDVFIQFLEQLIKSQETKVFLILDNLRVHHSKVVKKWAEENGETIELFYLPSYSPERNPDEYLNCDLKYGLSDKPAPKTQEKMKENLENHMKMLQNDSERVAKYFKHESIKYAA